The Sinomicrobium kalidii genome contains a region encoding:
- a CDS encoding acyl-CoA carboxylase subunit beta — protein sequence MDSKIKELNEKLAKAYFGGGQERIEKQHQKKKLTARERIAYLLDNGSFEEIGALVIHRTKDFGMEQQQYYGDGVVTGYGTINERPVYIFAQDFTVFGGSLSETHAEKICKIMDLAVKSGIPLIGLNDSGGARIQEGVRSLGGYADIFHRNVKASGVVPQISAIMGPCAGGAVYSPAITDFTIMVEDTSYMFVTGPNVVKTVTNENVTSEELGGASAHASKSGVAHITSSNDAECLEDIRKLLSYLPQNNREKPRKLDFTPGDETRNNLLSIIPDHPNKPYDMRKVVTGIIDDNTFFEIHRDYAKNIITGFARLGGQSIGIVANQPMFLAGVLDVDSSKKAARFVRCCDSFNIPLLVLVDVPGFLPGTDQEWNGIIMNGAKLLYAFSEATVPRITLITRKAYGGAYDVMNSKHIGADMNFAWPSAEIAVMGAKGAAEIIFKKDISDAEDPEKKLSEKEAEYAALFANPYIAANRGFIDEVVLPQDTRRKLLKAFAMLGNKQVEGPKRKHGNIPL from the coding sequence ATGGATTCCAAAATAAAAGAACTCAATGAAAAACTGGCCAAAGCGTACTTTGGCGGCGGTCAGGAACGGATAGAGAAGCAACACCAAAAGAAAAAGCTGACCGCCAGGGAACGGATAGCCTACCTTCTGGATAACGGTTCTTTTGAAGAGATCGGTGCCCTGGTCATTCACCGTACCAAAGATTTCGGGATGGAACAACAACAATACTACGGCGACGGGGTGGTCACCGGGTACGGCACCATCAATGAACGTCCCGTGTATATCTTTGCACAGGATTTTACCGTATTCGGAGGGTCGTTATCCGAAACGCATGCGGAAAAAATCTGCAAGATCATGGATTTGGCGGTAAAATCGGGTATCCCCCTTATCGGACTCAACGATTCGGGAGGGGCACGTATCCAGGAAGGCGTGCGTTCACTGGGCGGCTATGCCGACATTTTTCATAGAAATGTAAAGGCTTCCGGTGTAGTTCCCCAGATTTCTGCCATTATGGGGCCCTGTGCCGGAGGTGCCGTTTATTCTCCCGCCATCACCGATTTTACCATTATGGTGGAAGACACCAGCTATATGTTTGTTACCGGGCCCAATGTGGTCAAAACCGTGACCAATGAAAACGTCACTTCCGAAGAACTCGGAGGTGCCAGCGCCCATGCTTCCAAATCGGGTGTGGCCCATATCACCTCATCCAACGATGCCGAATGCCTGGAAGATATAAGAAAACTCCTCAGCTACCTGCCGCAAAATAACAGGGAAAAACCGCGCAAACTGGATTTTACCCCGGGAGACGAGACCAGGAACAACCTCCTTTCCATCATTCCGGACCACCCCAACAAACCTTATGACATGCGTAAAGTGGTTACCGGGATCATCGATGACAATACTTTCTTTGAGATCCACAGGGATTATGCAAAGAACATCATTACAGGCTTTGCCCGGCTGGGAGGGCAGAGTATCGGTATCGTGGCCAATCAGCCGATGTTCCTTGCGGGCGTGCTTGATGTAGACAGTTCCAAAAAAGCGGCCCGTTTCGTAAGGTGCTGCGACAGTTTTAACATTCCGTTACTGGTATTGGTGGATGTCCCGGGATTTTTACCGGGAACGGACCAGGAATGGAACGGTATTATAATGAATGGGGCCAAGCTGCTCTATGCATTCAGCGAAGCTACCGTGCCACGTATCACCCTGATCACGAGAAAAGCCTACGGAGGGGCTTATGACGTAATGAATTCCAAACACATCGGGGCAGATATGAACTTTGCCTGGCCAAGTGCCGAAATTGCCGTTATGGGAGCCAAGGGTGCTGCCGAGATCATTTTTAAAAAGGATATTTCGGATGCGGAAGACCCGGAAAAAAAACTCAGCGAAAAGGAGGCCGAATATGCCGCCTTGTTCGCCAATCCCTATATTGCCGCCAACCGCGGGTTTATTGATGAAGTGGTCTTACCCCAGGACACCCGGCGGAAACTCTTGAAGGCCTTTGCCATGCTCGGGAACAAACAGGTGGAAGGACCAAAGCGAAAACACGGGAATATTCCGTTGTAA
- a CDS encoding HEPN domain-containing protein: MQSFRTEIENPVVEKDIVELERKIRLFRDGKIDEERFRSLRLARGVYGQRQPGVQMIRIKLPYGKVTGEQLHRIADVSDEYSTGRLHITTRQDIQIHYVSLERTPELWAQLEKDDVTIREACGNTVRNVTASETAGVDINEVFDVTPYAHATFQHMLRNPVGQEMGRKFKISFSSSDEDTALSYMHDLGFIPKIENGKRGFKVLLGGGLGSQPRHADVIYEFLEEERIIPLIEGVVRVFDRYGERAKRMKARMKFLLKDMGAEEFIRLVKEEQKALSHKEYAIDTDGFDSHAIALKNLEHIEIPEVEIEDKETYEQWKRTNVIPQKQEGFVAIGIKVLLGDFYTDKARKLADLIKDYAGNELRLSLRQNILLRHVREDLLPFFYVELGKLGFTDAGYNTTADITACPGTDTCNLGIANSTGIAEVLEGVLKEEYPEYLNNKDVAIKISGCMNACGQHMMAHIGFQGMSIRSGKLVAPALQVLLGGGVLGNGNGRFSDKVIKIPSKRGPNALRTILDDFKANVNGNETFLDYYDRQGKTYFYDILKPLSDTDNLTEDEFKDWGHTENYKQEVGVGECAGVVIDLVATLLYESEEKIDNADESIKEQRWADGIYHSYSALVNTAKALLLSENKKTNTHAGIIKQFQEVFVDEGKVRLDGTNGGTFSDLVYQINKNEPSEDFATKYLADSRTFLNRIKAYREQELVAS, translated from the coding sequence ATGCAGAGCTTTAGGACAGAAATAGAGAATCCCGTTGTTGAAAAAGATATTGTCGAACTGGAACGAAAAATACGATTGTTCCGCGATGGGAAAATAGACGAAGAGCGCTTCAGGAGCCTGCGGCTGGCCAGGGGAGTCTATGGTCAGCGACAGCCCGGTGTGCAGATGATACGAATAAAGTTACCTTACGGAAAGGTAACGGGGGAACAATTACATCGTATAGCCGATGTTTCTGATGAATATTCTACCGGACGCCTGCATATTACCACCAGGCAGGACATACAGATACACTATGTGAGCCTGGAACGAACCCCGGAATTGTGGGCGCAACTGGAAAAAGATGATGTAACCATCCGGGAAGCCTGTGGTAACACGGTGCGGAATGTCACTGCCAGCGAAACTGCGGGGGTTGATATCAACGAAGTTTTTGATGTTACACCGTACGCTCACGCCACTTTTCAGCATATGCTGCGGAATCCCGTGGGGCAGGAGATGGGGCGGAAATTTAAAATATCGTTCTCTTCCTCCGATGAAGATACGGCCCTGAGCTATATGCACGACCTTGGGTTTATCCCGAAAATAGAAAATGGTAAACGCGGGTTCAAAGTATTGCTCGGCGGAGGGCTCGGTTCACAGCCCCGGCACGCTGACGTTATTTATGAATTTCTCGAAGAAGAACGTATTATCCCGCTTATAGAAGGGGTTGTCCGTGTTTTTGACCGGTACGGCGAAAGGGCCAAACGGATGAAAGCAAGGATGAAATTTTTGCTGAAGGATATGGGGGCGGAAGAATTTATCCGCCTGGTAAAAGAAGAACAGAAGGCATTGTCGCACAAGGAATACGCTATCGATACCGATGGTTTCGACAGTCATGCCATAGCTTTGAAAAACCTGGAACACATAGAAATTCCTGAAGTAGAGATAGAAGATAAGGAGACTTACGAACAATGGAAAAGGACCAACGTAATTCCGCAAAAACAGGAAGGTTTTGTAGCCATAGGTATAAAAGTACTCCTGGGAGATTTTTATACGGATAAGGCCAGGAAACTGGCAGACCTTATAAAGGATTACGCGGGTAATGAATTGCGGCTTTCCCTGAGACAGAATATTTTGCTGCGTCACGTACGGGAAGACCTGTTGCCGTTCTTTTATGTGGAACTGGGCAAACTGGGCTTCACCGATGCGGGCTACAACACCACGGCAGATATTACTGCCTGCCCCGGCACCGATACCTGTAACCTGGGTATTGCCAACAGTACCGGAATAGCAGAGGTACTGGAAGGTGTATTGAAAGAAGAATATCCGGAGTACCTGAACAATAAGGACGTCGCGATAAAAATAAGCGGATGTATGAATGCCTGCGGCCAGCATATGATGGCCCATATCGGTTTTCAGGGAATGTCCATCCGGTCTGGAAAACTGGTAGCTCCCGCCCTGCAGGTGCTGCTCGGCGGAGGTGTACTGGGGAACGGGAACGGAAGGTTTTCTGACAAAGTGATAAAAATACCCAGCAAACGCGGTCCGAATGCATTGCGGACCATCCTGGATGACTTTAAAGCCAATGTGAACGGAAACGAAACATTCCTGGATTATTATGACCGGCAGGGAAAAACGTATTTTTACGACATCCTGAAACCGCTTTCGGATACGGATAACCTTACGGAAGACGAGTTTAAAGATTGGGGACATACCGAAAACTATAAACAGGAAGTGGGAGTAGGTGAATGTGCCGGCGTAGTTATTGACCTCGTGGCCACACTCCTGTATGAGAGCGAAGAGAAAATAGACAATGCAGACGAGTCCATAAAAGAACAGCGCTGGGCAGATGGTATTTATCATTCCTATTCGGCACTGGTAAATACCGCAAAAGCCCTGTTGCTGTCTGAAAATAAAAAGACCAATACCCATGCCGGTATCATAAAGCAATTTCAGGAAGTTTTTGTAGATGAAGGAAAGGTACGGCTGGACGGTACGAACGGGGGCACTTTCTCAGACCTGGTTTACCAGATCAACAAGAATGAACCTTCCGAAGATTTCGCAACCAAATACTTGGCCGATTCCAGGACATTCCTGAACCGGATAAAAGCATACAGGGAACAGGAACTGGTGGCAAGCTGA
- the cobA gene encoding uroporphyrinogen-III C-methyltransferase produces MKKPKLIVVGAGPGDAELITLKGIKALQEADVVLYDALINRDILEHAVNAEKIFVGKRKGYHAHTQEEINRLIVQRAFECGTVVRLKGGDPFIFGRGTEEIDYAESFGVETGVVPGITSSVAVPAYQGISLTKRHVTESFWVVTGTTSSGKLSGDIRLAAQSTATVVILMGMSRLNAIMELFREYGKGEVPVAVIQNGTTAHENLGCGTVNTIGEVVRNKKLGTPAVIVIGEVVRESVKLRGLFEEMNTLVSPAHDSVRKNAALFKR; encoded by the coding sequence ATGAAAAAACCGAAATTAATAGTAGTAGGAGCAGGCCCCGGTGATGCGGAGCTGATCACCCTGAAGGGGATAAAGGCATTGCAAGAAGCAGATGTAGTACTGTACGATGCCCTTATCAACAGGGATATCCTGGAGCATGCCGTGAATGCCGAAAAGATTTTCGTAGGGAAACGAAAGGGATACCATGCCCATACCCAGGAAGAGATCAACAGGCTTATCGTACAGCGTGCTTTTGAATGCGGAACGGTAGTGCGGCTCAAAGGGGGAGACCCGTTTATCTTCGGACGCGGTACCGAAGAGATCGATTATGCCGAAAGTTTCGGCGTAGAGACCGGGGTTGTGCCCGGGATCACTTCTTCTGTTGCCGTACCTGCATATCAGGGGATATCGCTTACCAAAAGACATGTCACCGAAAGTTTCTGGGTGGTAACGGGAACCACGTCTTCCGGGAAATTATCCGGAGACATACGCCTTGCCGCACAGTCTACGGCTACGGTGGTGATACTGATGGGAATGAGCAGGCTGAATGCTATCATGGAGCTGTTCCGTGAATACGGAAAAGGGGAAGTCCCCGTAGCGGTGATCCAGAACGGTACCACAGCCCATGAGAACCTGGGGTGCGGAACCGTAAACACCATCGGGGAAGTGGTGCGCAACAAAAAACTGGGCACCCCGGCCGTCATCGTTATAGGCGAAGTGGTAAGGGAAAGTGTAAAGCTCAGGGGGTTGTTCGAAGAAATGAATACATTAGTGTCCCCTGCCCATGATTCCGTCCGGAAAAACGCAGCGTTGTTTAAGAGATAA
- the accC gene encoding acetyl-CoA carboxylase biotin carboxylase subunit, which translates to MKKILIANRGEIAIRIMRTARKMGISTVAVYSEADRNSPHVKYADEAVCIGEAPAEKSYLNADVIIRTAQELGADAIHPGYGFLSENAEFAEQTEAGNLTFIGPLSESIRVMGSKLAAKEAVKAYDIPMVPGTEKAITDIADAKRIAKDIGYPILIKASAGGGGKGMRIVKAEKDLETQMTRAVSEARSAFGDEAVFIEKYVASPRHVEIQVMADNHGNIIHLFERECSIQRRHQKVIEEAPSVILTPELRAEMGEAAVKVAKACDYRGAGTVEFLMDENLNFYFLEMNTRLQVEHPVTELITGTDLVELQIRVARGEKLPLKQEDLEIRGHALELRVYAEDPLNEFLPSVGYLEDYSIPSGRGIRVDNGFEAGMDVPIYYDPMLAKLITYGSTREEALQIMVEAIDQYTVKGVETTLPFGKFVCLHEAFRSGNFDTHFVANHYTPDALLAAQKDAARTAALLAVKQYTEDLKKLRLPKL; encoded by the coding sequence GTGAAAAAAATACTGATAGCCAACCGGGGAGAGATTGCCATACGCATAATGCGCACAGCCAGAAAAATGGGGATCAGCACTGTTGCCGTTTACTCTGAAGCAGACAGGAACTCCCCGCATGTAAAATATGCAGACGAAGCAGTCTGTATTGGAGAAGCCCCGGCGGAAAAATCCTATCTCAATGCCGATGTAATTATCCGTACAGCTCAAGAACTGGGGGCAGACGCTATCCATCCGGGCTATGGATTCCTGAGTGAAAATGCCGAATTTGCAGAGCAGACCGAAGCCGGCAACCTAACTTTTATAGGCCCCCTGTCAGAATCTATCCGGGTCATGGGCAGTAAACTCGCTGCCAAGGAAGCTGTTAAGGCATATGACATCCCGATGGTTCCGGGAACCGAAAAAGCAATCACAGACATTGCCGATGCCAAACGTATTGCCAAGGACATCGGCTACCCTATACTTATAAAAGCATCTGCCGGGGGCGGAGGAAAAGGTATGCGTATCGTAAAAGCCGAAAAAGACCTGGAAACACAAATGACAAGAGCCGTCAGTGAGGCGCGGTCGGCATTCGGCGACGAGGCGGTCTTTATCGAAAAGTACGTCGCTTCGCCCAGGCATGTGGAAATACAGGTGATGGCTGATAATCACGGGAACATCATTCACCTCTTCGAACGGGAGTGCAGTATACAGCGCAGGCATCAGAAAGTGATCGAGGAGGCGCCTTCGGTTATACTCACCCCGGAACTCCGAGCTGAAATGGGGGAAGCTGCGGTTAAAGTGGCCAAAGCCTGTGATTATCGCGGTGCCGGGACCGTGGAATTCCTGATGGATGAAAACCTGAATTTTTATTTCCTGGAAATGAATACCCGCCTGCAGGTGGAACACCCGGTTACCGAGCTCATCACGGGAACTGATCTCGTAGAACTGCAAATAAGGGTGGCCCGGGGAGAAAAACTGCCTTTAAAACAGGAAGACCTGGAAATAAGGGGACATGCCCTGGAATTGCGGGTATATGCCGAAGACCCGCTGAACGAGTTCCTTCCCAGCGTGGGGTACCTCGAAGATTACAGTATCCCATCCGGCAGGGGCATACGTGTGGACAACGGTTTTGAGGCCGGTATGGACGTCCCGATTTATTACGACCCCATGCTTGCCAAACTCATCACCTACGGCAGCACAAGGGAAGAGGCCCTGCAGATCATGGTGGAAGCCATTGATCAATATACCGTAAAAGGTGTGGAGACCACCCTGCCTTTCGGAAAGTTCGTATGCCTCCACGAAGCGTTCCGGTCGGGAAATTTTGACACGCATTTTGTCGCTAATCACTATACTCCCGATGCCCTGCTCGCAGCGCAGAAGGATGCTGCCCGAACAGCCGCCCTGCTCGCTGTAAAACAATATACCGAAGACCTGAAAAAATTACGTCTCCCAAAACTATAA
- a CDS encoding PrsW family intramembrane metalloprotease: MNLIVLALAPVAAILLYIYIKDKYEKEPLRLLFYSFVLGTVVSVILTVILSFVYNTILPLPDNGSILQQFIKAFLVVALTEEFSKYVVVRYFAQPKKAFNERFDGIVYAVMVSMGFAATENIFYVLGGGYEVALLRAFTAVPAHATFGILMGYFMGKAKFSRNRTTLNLYGLLFAVLFHGAYDFFLFINFIPGTWTGALVSLVIAIFLSRKVIKKHQDSSRFRL, translated from the coding sequence ATGAATCTAATCGTCCTCGCCTTAGCACCCGTAGCTGCCATCCTCCTTTATATCTATATCAAGGATAAATATGAAAAAGAACCGCTGCGCCTCCTGTTCTACAGTTTTGTCCTGGGCACTGTGGTGAGTGTTATCCTCACCGTTATTCTTTCGTTTGTATATAACACGATATTGCCTTTGCCTGACAATGGCAGTATACTACAGCAGTTCATAAAGGCCTTTCTCGTGGTGGCCCTTACCGAGGAATTCAGCAAATACGTTGTAGTCCGCTATTTTGCCCAACCCAAAAAGGCTTTCAACGAACGTTTTGACGGTATTGTTTATGCCGTGATGGTCTCCATGGGATTTGCGGCTACCGAAAATATTTTTTACGTGCTCGGCGGTGGTTATGAAGTGGCGCTCCTCAGGGCATTCACGGCAGTCCCTGCACATGCCACTTTTGGTATACTCATGGGGTATTTTATGGGGAAGGCCAAGTTTTCCCGAAACAGGACCACATTAAATTTGTACGGGTTGCTATTCGCTGTTTTATTTCACGGGGCCTATGATTTTTTTCTGTTCATCAATTTTATTCCCGGCACATGGACAGGTGCGCTGGTTTCCCTGGTCATAGCGATTTTCCTGTCCCGGAAAGTCATAAAAAAACACCAGGACAGTTCCCGGTTTAGGCTCTAA
- a CDS encoding homocysteine S-methyltransferase family protein, with translation MSALREELQKRILVLDGAMGTMLQEYRFTEEDFRGERFKDYQHPLKGNNDLLSLTQPKAIADIHAKYFEVGADIVETNTFSSTTIAMADYHMEDLVYELNYESARIAREVADRFTSENPEKPRFVAGAIGPTNKTASMSPDVNDPGYRAISFDELKTAYKQQAEALVDGGVDILLVETIFDTLNAKAALFAIEEMKEEQGLDTPVMVSGTITDASGRTLSGQTVEAFLISITHIPLLSVGFNCALGADQLKPYLKRLGQNTDLNISAHPNAGLPNAFGEYDQTPEEMQAQIKEYLNDNLVNIIGGCCGTTPEHIRLIVEAVAQYGPRKPEVASY, from the coding sequence ATGAGTGCATTAAGAGAAGAACTGCAAAAAAGGATACTGGTACTGGACGGTGCCATGGGGACCATGCTTCAGGAGTACCGGTTTACGGAAGAAGATTTCCGGGGAGAGCGATTTAAGGATTATCAGCACCCCCTGAAAGGAAATAACGACCTGTTGTCACTGACGCAACCCAAAGCGATCGCAGATATTCATGCCAAATATTTTGAGGTGGGCGCCGATATTGTGGAAACAAATACATTTTCGTCCACAACCATCGCCATGGCCGATTACCATATGGAAGACCTGGTGTACGAACTGAATTATGAATCGGCAAGGATAGCCCGGGAGGTGGCGGATAGATTTACTTCAGAAAACCCGGAAAAACCCAGGTTTGTTGCCGGAGCCATAGGCCCCACCAACAAAACGGCCAGCATGTCGCCCGATGTTAACGATCCCGGATACAGGGCCATTAGTTTCGACGAACTCAAAACGGCATATAAACAGCAGGCAGAAGCACTGGTAGACGGAGGAGTGGATATTCTCCTTGTGGAAACCATTTTCGACACCCTGAACGCCAAGGCCGCCCTTTTTGCCATAGAGGAAATGAAAGAAGAACAAGGCTTGGACACACCTGTAATGGTTAGCGGTACTATTACAGATGCCTCGGGAAGGACCCTTTCCGGGCAGACGGTAGAGGCCTTTTTGATCTCCATAACGCATATCCCCTTGCTCAGCGTAGGGTTTAACTGTGCCCTGGGGGCCGATCAGTTAAAACCCTACCTGAAACGGCTGGGACAAAACACCGATCTCAATATCTCGGCCCATCCCAATGCCGGGTTGCCCAATGCTTTCGGGGAATATGACCAGACTCCCGAAGAAATGCAGGCCCAGATAAAGGAATACCTGAACGATAATCTGGTCAATATTATAGGGGGATGTTGCGGGACTACCCCGGAACACATCAGGCTTATCGTTGAGGCGGTGGCACAGTACGGTCCGAGGAAACCGGAAGTGGCAAGCTACTGA
- a CDS encoding NAD(P)/FAD-dependent oxidoreductase — protein MIKTDILIIGAGPTGLFTVFEAGLLKLKTHLIDALPQPGGQCSELYPKKPIYDIPGFPEIKAGDLVDNLMEQIKPFSPGFTLGERAETIEKLEDGTFIVTTNKGTQHHAPVIAIAGGLGSFEPKKPLIDNITDYEDKGVAYMIKDPEVYRDKKVIIAGGGDSALDWSIFLADVASEVTLVHRRNEFRGALDSVEKVGELAKLGKVNLVTQAEVVGLLGEDELNSVVIRHKEEGEFIRDTDYFIPLFGLSPKLGPIANWGVEIEKNAIKVDNSYDYSTNIPGIYAIGDVNTYKGKLKLILSGFHEAAIMCQSAYQRIFPDKRYVMKYTTVGGIQGFDGSRKEAKKEVIRAIEV, from the coding sequence ATGATAAAGACGGATATTTTAATTATCGGCGCCGGACCAACCGGTCTGTTTACGGTCTTTGAGGCCGGGTTGTTAAAATTAAAGACACATTTGATCGATGCCCTGCCGCAACCGGGGGGGCAATGTTCCGAATTGTATCCTAAAAAACCTATATACGACATTCCCGGTTTCCCGGAGATCAAGGCAGGTGACCTGGTGGATAATCTGATGGAACAGATAAAGCCTTTCAGTCCCGGGTTTACATTGGGAGAGCGGGCAGAGACCATAGAAAAACTCGAGGATGGAACTTTTATCGTGACCACCAATAAAGGGACACAACACCATGCTCCGGTAATAGCCATTGCGGGAGGATTGGGTTCCTTTGAACCGAAAAAACCCCTTATTGACAATATTACGGATTACGAAGACAAGGGGGTAGCCTATATGATCAAGGACCCCGAAGTCTACAGGGATAAGAAGGTAATCATAGCCGGGGGCGGTGATTCGGCGTTGGATTGGTCTATTTTCCTGGCCGATGTCGCATCCGAAGTTACACTGGTACACCGCAGGAACGAGTTCCGCGGAGCACTGGATTCCGTGGAAAAAGTGGGAGAACTGGCAAAACTCGGAAAAGTCAACCTCGTTACCCAGGCCGAAGTTGTGGGGCTGCTCGGGGAAGATGAACTGAATTCCGTAGTCATACGCCATAAAGAAGAAGGAGAGTTTATCCGGGATACGGATTACTTTATTCCCCTGTTCGGTCTGTCTCCCAAACTGGGGCCTATTGCCAACTGGGGGGTGGAGATTGAAAAGAATGCCATTAAAGTGGACAATTCTTATGATTATTCCACCAATATACCCGGTATCTATGCCATAGGGGATGTAAATACCTATAAGGGAAAATTAAAACTGATCCTCTCCGGTTTCCACGAAGCGGCCATTATGTGCCAGAGTGCCTATCAACGTATATTCCCCGACAAACGATATGTGATGAAATACACCACCGTAGGCGGAATACAAGGTTTTGACGGTTCCAGGAAAGAAGCCAAGAAAGAGGTCATCAGGGCCATCGAGGTATAA
- a CDS encoding precorrin-2 dehydrogenase/sirohydrochlorin ferrochelatase family protein, with product MEKNELYPVFLKLHELNVLIVGGGNVGHEKLSFMLKSSPAARVIIVAEEFCHEVKVLAEKHGVPLLLRPYTTNVLHKKHLVIAATSDPEVNKQICEDARERNILVNVADTPELCDFYLGGVVTKGNVKIAISTNGKSPTMAKRLRQLFEEIIPDDINELVENLNRYRGTLKENFENKVEKLNHITRSFINKS from the coding sequence ATGGAAAAGAACGAATTATACCCGGTATTCCTGAAATTACACGAACTGAATGTGCTGATCGTGGGAGGCGGCAATGTAGGCCATGAAAAACTGTCCTTCATGCTAAAGTCCAGTCCTGCCGCCAGGGTGATCATAGTCGCCGAGGAGTTTTGTCACGAGGTGAAGGTGCTGGCCGAAAAACACGGGGTGCCCCTCCTTTTGAGGCCGTACACTACCAATGTGCTGCACAAGAAACACCTGGTCATAGCTGCAACCAGTGACCCGGAGGTCAACAAGCAGATATGTGAAGATGCCAGGGAGAGGAACATACTGGTCAATGTAGCGGATACTCCGGAATTATGTGATTTTTATCTCGGGGGGGTCGTAACCAAGGGAAATGTAAAGATTGCCATTTCCACCAACGGAAAGTCGCCCACCATGGCCAAAAGACTGCGGCAGCTTTTCGAAGAGATTATCCCCGACGATATTAACGAACTCGTGGAAAACCTGAACCGCTACCGCGGTACCCTGAAGGAAAATTTCGAAAACAAGGTGGAAAAACTAAACCACATCACCCGCTCATTCATCAATAAAAGCTAA
- a CDS encoding acetyl-CoA carboxylase biotin carboxyl carrier protein subunit: MDKTYKTKVNDTFDFTIDTRDITALNVAGNGKDAFHLLKDHRSRKAEITAADFLNKTYTIRMDGETYRVQISDDLDQLIEDMGFTRKAAEHILEIKAPMPGLVLDVQAEPGQTVSENDTLIVLEAMKMENVILSPRNGTIKSVTVKKGDAVDKKQLLLIFEE, encoded by the coding sequence ATGGACAAAACATACAAAACAAAGGTTAATGATACCTTCGATTTTACGATCGACACCCGAGATATTACGGCATTAAATGTAGCCGGGAACGGGAAGGATGCCTTTCATCTGCTAAAAGACCACAGGTCGCGGAAAGCCGAAATAACTGCGGCCGATTTCCTGAACAAGACCTATACCATCCGGATGGACGGGGAAACCTACAGGGTACAAATATCCGATGACCTGGACCAGCTTATCGAGGATATGGGATTCACCCGGAAAGCAGCCGAACATATACTGGAAATCAAGGCTCCCATGCCGGGACTCGTGCTGGACGTACAGGCAGAACCCGGGCAGACCGTCAGCGAAAACGACACCCTGATCGTACTCGAAGCCATGAAAATGGAAAATGTTATCCTTTCACCACGCAACGGCACTATTAAATCCGTCACAGTCAAAAAAGGAGATGCTGTGGACAAAAAACAGCTCTTGTTGATATTCGAGGAATAA